From Sporosarcina luteola, the proteins below share one genomic window:
- a CDS encoding pro-sigmaK processing inhibitor BofA family protein, which yields MKIIGIAVIGFILLLLLMMDKKQIKKLSERLSVFWFRLAFAFLALFILNIIGGFIGIYFPVNIASGLVLAILGIPGFAALFAFAVFL from the coding sequence ATGAAAATAATCGGTATTGCCGTCATCGGGTTCATCCTTCTCCTACTATTGATGATGGATAAAAAACAGATCAAGAAATTGTCCGAGCGTCTATCCGTATTTTGGTTCCGCTTGGCATTCGCGTTCCTCGCACTGTTCATTTTGAACATAATCGGCGGATTTATAGGGATCTATTTTCCGGTGAACATTGCGTCAGGGCTCGTTTTAGCCATATTGGGAATTCCGGGCTTTGCCGCACTGTTCGCGTTTGCGGTTTTCCTATAA
- a CDS encoding YaaL family protein, whose amino-acid sequence MFGRKRKLKREFDARLYNLLLETKEEWERAREIEKYSHDYDQEVLVRRKIAESKYFHLFKEAKERRLRIDKG is encoded by the coding sequence ATGTTTGGCCGAAAGAGAAAATTAAAAAGGGAATTCGATGCGCGACTCTACAACCTACTATTGGAAACGAAGGAAGAGTGGGAGCGGGCAAGGGAAATTGAGAAGTATTCACACGATTATGACCAAGAAGTGTTGGTGCGAAGGAAGATAGCAGAAAGTAAGTATTTTCATTTATTCAAGGAAGCGAAGGAACGGCGTCTCCGGATAGACAAAGGATGA
- the recR gene encoding recombination mediator RecR has translation MHYPEPISKLIDSFMKLPGIGPKTAGRLAFFVLSMKEDTVLDFAKALVDAKRNLRFCSVCGHITDIDPCHICQDQTRDRSMICVVQDPKDVIAMEKMRDYNGMYHVLHGAISPMDGIGPEDINVPSLLTRLQDEEVEELILATNPTIEGEATAMYISRLVKPSGITTTRIAHGLPVGGDLEYADEVTLSKALEGRREL, from the coding sequence ATGCATTATCCAGAACCGATATCGAAACTGATTGATAGTTTCATGAAACTGCCAGGCATCGGCCCGAAAACAGCGGGCCGGCTGGCGTTTTTTGTATTAAGTATGAAAGAAGATACAGTGCTCGACTTTGCCAAGGCGCTTGTCGATGCAAAACGGAATCTGCGCTTCTGCTCGGTCTGTGGGCATATAACCGATATAGATCCGTGTCACATCTGTCAGGACCAAACACGTGACCGGTCGATGATCTGTGTCGTCCAGGACCCGAAAGACGTGATTGCGATGGAAAAGATGAGGGATTACAACGGAATGTATCACGTCCTGCACGGAGCCATTTCCCCGATGGATGGTATTGGACCGGAAGATATCAATGTTCCTTCCTTATTGACCCGTCTTCAGGATGAAGAAGTGGAAGAATTAATATTGGCGACGAACCCGACAATCGAGGGAGAAGCTACGGCAATGTATATTTCGAGACTAGTAAAACCGTCTGGCATCACAACAACGAGAATTGCACATGGTCTTCCTGTCGGCGGAGATCTAGAATATGCGGACGAAGTGACATTATCGAAAGCACTTGAAGGACGCAGGGAGTTATAG
- a CDS encoding YbaB/EbfC family nucleoid-associated protein: MRGMGNMQGMMKQMQKMQKKMAEAQEELGEKRLEGTAGGGMVKVIVSGQKEVLEVVIDPTVVDPEDVEMLQDLVVIATNEAMKQAEELTNSTMGQFTKGLNLPGMF, translated from the coding sequence ATGCGTGGTATGGGAAATATGCAAGGTATGATGAAACAAATGCAGAAGATGCAAAAGAAAATGGCGGAAGCTCAAGAAGAACTAGGAGAGAAGCGCCTGGAAGGAACTGCGGGAGGCGGCATGGTGAAAGTGATCGTATCAGGCCAAAAAGAAGTGCTTGAAGTTGTAATCGATCCAACCGTTGTTGACCCCGAGGACGTGGAAATGCTGCAAGACCTTGTTGTAATTGCTACGAATGAAGCGATGAAGCAAGCTGAAGAACTAACGAACTCCACGATGGGTCAATTCACGAAAGGATTGAACCTGCCTGGAATGTTCTAG
- the dnaX gene encoding DNA polymerase III subunit gamma/tau has product MVYQAFYRVYRPQSFSEMSGQRHVKQTLQNALQHNKTSHAYLFSGPRGTGKTSAAKVFAKALNCENGPASEPCNECPTCMSVTEGSNTDVIEFDAASNSRVEEIRDIIEKVRFAPANARFKVYIIDEVHMLSNSAFNALLKTLEEPPSHAVFILATTEPHKLPLTIISRCQRFDFKPITSAEIVDRMKQVLDDAKIEADEGALKVIAQAASGGMRDALSMLDQVVSFSGDRLTAESALLVTGSIGEDIFYQLAEALLSKDAAAALTMLDHLITEGKDISRLAEDLITFFRDLLLLRTAPDLTELLELISGDERFVSMSNAFEPETLYSFIDILSKTQQEMRFSNHAKVYVESALLKMIHLEGPVVQAAGNQAADPHLAQKVDSLERLIAELQSQLANGVRPAEGAQPAGQPKKNASKTSQSFRIPTGKINEVLKNATRQDIQVIREEWATMMQTLQRSHSALLEETEPVAASDNAFVLKFKYEIHCLMASENSSLRSGLSEALRTRTGKAYDVVYVPEDGWLKVREEFIRNNGLTKPQDGTDGATGEEVEGAEEVPTFVQEAEQLNDDPIVAEAERMFGKEFIKIHDD; this is encoded by the coding sequence GTGGTTTATCAGGCTTTTTACCGTGTCTACCGCCCGCAGTCCTTCAGTGAGATGTCCGGCCAGCGACACGTCAAACAGACATTGCAAAATGCCTTGCAGCACAATAAAACATCCCATGCCTATCTGTTTTCAGGACCGAGGGGGACGGGGAAAACGAGTGCCGCGAAGGTTTTCGCCAAAGCTCTGAATTGTGAGAACGGACCAGCCAGTGAGCCGTGCAATGAATGCCCGACGTGCATGAGCGTGACAGAAGGATCGAACACGGATGTCATCGAGTTCGACGCTGCTTCGAACTCACGTGTTGAGGAAATACGGGACATAATCGAGAAAGTACGATTCGCACCAGCGAATGCGCGTTTTAAAGTCTATATTATCGATGAAGTGCATATGTTATCCAATTCAGCGTTCAATGCGCTTTTGAAGACGTTGGAAGAGCCGCCTTCGCACGCTGTATTCATTTTGGCGACGACAGAGCCCCATAAGCTTCCGTTAACCATCATTTCCCGTTGCCAACGCTTCGATTTTAAGCCAATTACATCTGCTGAAATCGTTGACCGGATGAAACAGGTGTTGGATGATGCCAAAATCGAGGCGGATGAAGGAGCATTGAAAGTCATTGCACAAGCTGCATCAGGCGGAATGCGTGATGCATTGAGCATGCTAGACCAAGTCGTCTCCTTCAGCGGGGACCGGCTTACAGCGGAAAGCGCACTGCTTGTCACTGGATCGATTGGGGAAGATATCTTCTATCAATTGGCGGAAGCGCTTCTCTCGAAGGACGCCGCAGCCGCGTTGACCATGCTTGATCACCTCATCACGGAAGGGAAGGATATCTCTCGATTAGCAGAGGACCTCATAACGTTCTTCAGGGATCTTCTTCTATTAAGGACGGCTCCGGATTTGACCGAACTGCTTGAATTGATATCAGGGGATGAACGATTCGTATCCATGTCGAATGCATTCGAACCGGAAACCCTCTATTCATTCATAGACATCCTTTCGAAGACACAACAGGAAATGCGCTTTTCAAATCATGCGAAAGTGTATGTGGAATCGGCATTGCTGAAAATGATTCATTTGGAAGGCCCGGTTGTACAAGCTGCGGGCAATCAAGCGGCCGATCCGCATCTTGCTCAAAAAGTGGATAGTCTGGAACGCCTCATTGCTGAACTTCAGTCGCAGCTCGCTAATGGAGTCCGACCTGCAGAAGGTGCGCAGCCAGCCGGACAACCGAAGAAAAATGCATCGAAAACTTCCCAGTCGTTCAGAATACCGACCGGAAAGATAAATGAAGTGCTGAAAAATGCCACCCGTCAAGACATACAAGTGATTCGGGAAGAATGGGCAACGATGATGCAGACATTGCAAAGATCCCATTCTGCTTTACTCGAAGAAACTGAACCTGTAGCGGCATCCGACAATGCTTTTGTGTTAAAATTCAAGTATGAAATTCATTGCCTGATGGCTTCTGAAAATTCCTCACTAAGATCAGGCTTATCGGAAGCCCTTCGCACAAGAACCGGCAAAGCATATGATGTCGTGTATGTTCCGGAGGATGGCTGGCTGAAGGTCAGGGAGGAGTTCATCCGAAACAATGGTTTAACGAAACCGCAGGATGGAACAGATGGTGCAACTGGCGAGGAAGTGGAAGGGGCGGAGGAGGTTCCTACGTTCGTTCAAGAAGCCGAGCAGTTGAATGATGATCCGATAGTCGCGGAAGCAGAAAGAATGTTTGGCAAGGAATTCATAAAAATACACGACGATTAA
- the thrB gene encoding homoserine kinase: MKKPLFTVAVPATTANLGPGYDSVGMALSLYMTVGVSEAVEWSVHYEGEEYAGLPTDDKNLIVQTIRNVAGRYNKEVRPHALHITSDIPLGKGLGSSATAIAAGIEIANELLGLSLTPQDKVQIGSENEGHADNVVAALLGRMTVAYFVANELEVIQLPQPEIGVVILVPPNALKTSESRGLLPRELPHSVASAGNAASNVMLTAISLGNWELAGKMMEKDIFHEQYRKSLLKNFDHIRTACHEFGAYGMTISGAGPSIFVAVKEGTQEEIAKQLEEKFPYYRALAITPSPIGSTIQKDGVVQ, encoded by the coding sequence ATGAAAAAACCATTATTCACGGTCGCCGTCCCGGCCACGACTGCGAATTTGGGACCTGGATACGACAGTGTCGGAATGGCTCTTTCCTTATATATGACCGTTGGCGTGAGCGAGGCAGTTGAGTGGAGTGTACACTACGAAGGGGAAGAATATGCCGGTTTGCCGACAGACGACAAGAACTTAATTGTCCAAACGATTCGAAACGTGGCTGGAAGATACAATAAAGAAGTCCGTCCTCACGCGTTGCATATTACTTCCGACATCCCCCTCGGCAAAGGGCTCGGCAGCAGCGCAACAGCCATCGCCGCCGGAATTGAAATTGCAAACGAGCTACTCGGTTTATCATTGACACCGCAAGATAAAGTGCAAATCGGAAGTGAGAATGAAGGTCATGCAGATAACGTAGTTGCTGCCCTTTTAGGAAGAATGACCGTCGCCTATTTCGTTGCAAATGAATTGGAAGTCATTCAGCTGCCGCAACCGGAAATAGGAGTTGTTATCCTCGTTCCCCCAAATGCGTTAAAGACATCGGAGTCTCGGGGGCTCCTTCCTAGGGAATTGCCCCACTCGGTGGCGTCTGCCGGCAACGCTGCTAGCAACGTCATGCTGACTGCCATTTCCCTCGGGAATTGGGAGTTGGCTGGCAAGATGATGGAGAAGGACATTTTCCACGAACAATATCGGAAATCGTTACTCAAAAATTTTGATCATATACGGACGGCTTGCCACGAATTCGGAGCATACGGAATGACAATCAGCGGCGCAGGTCCTTCTATTTTCGTAGCAGTGAAGGAAGGCACTCAGGAGGAGATTGCGAAGCAGTTGGAAGAGAAATTCCCCTATTATAGGGCGCTTGCAATTACACCTTCCCCAATCGGTTCTACAATACAAAAAGATGGGGTTGTCCAATAA
- the thrC gene encoding threonine synthase, with protein sequence MRRWNGLIEEYKEWLPVTDKTPELTLQEGNTPLIHLKNLSEQWGVNLYVKTEGTNPTGSFKDRGMVMAVAKAKEEGKTAIICASTGNTSASAAAYGARAGMRTIVVIPEGRIALGKLAQAKMYGAEIVAIEGNFDEALRMVREAGEGQIALVNSVNPYRLEGQKTIAFETIEQLGKVPDIFALPVGNAGNISAAWKGFKEYDAKKGSGTPKLLGVQADGAAPIVYDRVFEKPETVATAIRIGNPASWHLATAALEESDGAILSATDEEILEAYRLLASTDGIFAEPASCATIAGIKKRLDAGLIEKGSTIVGVLTGNGLKDPETAINVNEGQPFLSKEQFDAFLHELKEGAK encoded by the coding sequence ATGAGAAGATGGAATGGATTAATTGAAGAATACAAAGAATGGCTGCCGGTCACAGATAAAACACCGGAACTCACGTTGCAGGAAGGAAATACACCGCTCATCCACTTGAAAAACCTCTCCGAACAATGGGGAGTCAACCTATATGTCAAAACTGAAGGGACAAACCCGACAGGTTCTTTCAAGGATCGCGGCATGGTGATGGCAGTCGCTAAAGCGAAAGAGGAAGGGAAAACCGCGATCATCTGTGCATCCACGGGCAACACATCCGCTTCAGCAGCGGCATATGGCGCACGCGCAGGGATGAGGACCATCGTGGTCATTCCGGAAGGACGGATCGCGCTTGGGAAATTGGCGCAGGCAAAAATGTACGGCGCAGAAATCGTAGCGATTGAAGGAAACTTCGACGAAGCGCTGCGCATGGTACGTGAAGCTGGCGAAGGGCAAATCGCTCTCGTGAATTCAGTGAACCCATACCGGTTGGAAGGACAAAAGACGATTGCCTTCGAAACAATCGAGCAATTAGGGAAAGTACCGGATATTTTTGCGTTACCGGTCGGGAATGCAGGGAATATTTCCGCCGCGTGGAAAGGCTTTAAGGAATACGATGCGAAAAAGGGATCCGGCACGCCGAAACTGTTAGGTGTACAGGCCGATGGGGCGGCACCAATTGTGTATGACCGTGTATTCGAAAAACCTGAAACGGTCGCGACTGCTATTCGAATCGGGAACCCCGCAAGCTGGCATTTAGCGACGGCGGCCCTTGAAGAATCCGACGGGGCGATTTTATCAGCGACAGACGAAGAAATCTTGGAAGCATATCGTCTATTGGCCTCTACGGACGGTATTTTTGCGGAACCCGCTTCATGTGCGACTATTGCAGGCATTAAGAAACGCCTTGATGCAGGATTGATTGAAAAAGGTTCGACAATTGTCGGTGTGCTTACAGGGAACGGGTTGAAGGATCCTGAAACAGCTATCAATGTGAATGAAGGGCAGCCATTCCTATCAAAGGAGCAGTTCGATGCGTTTTTACATGAACTGAAAGAAGGGGCAAAGTAA